One Caretta caretta isolate rCarCar2 chromosome 24, rCarCar1.hap1, whole genome shotgun sequence genomic region harbors:
- the DPM3 gene encoding dolichol-phosphate mannosyltransferase subunit 3, whose product MTKLVQWLCGLALLGTAWATLALDPLGLHLPLPCQQVLWPFPVYLLVAFGCYSLATVGYRLATFNDCEAAAKELQEQIREARADLSRRGLKF is encoded by the coding sequence ATGACCAAGCTGGTGCAGTGGCTGTGCGGACTGGCCCTGCTGGGCACTGCCTGGGCCACCCTGGCCTTGGACCCCCTGGGCCTccacctccctctgccctgccagcaggTGCTCTGGCCGTTCCCCGTGTACCTGCTGGTGGCGTTCGGCTGCTACTCCCTGGCGACTGTTGGCTACCGCCTGGCTACATTCAATGACTGCGAGGCTGCTGCGAAGGAGCTCCAGGAGCAGATCAGAGAGGCCCGAGCGGACCTGAGCCGGCGAGGGCTGAAGTTCTGA
- the SLC50A1 gene encoding sugar transporter SWEET1 isoform X2: MGSSWHGWASTVWPTPSCPQSRGFLKERRPRDRQGWGEAGSVCQHFSAVVRAGNLRLAGAGKLPRFIHPTAAGSRSLSADAAGGGAASAGRVPSGAGTDLRQMFRTRSVENIQFLPFLTTDVNNLSWLSYGCLKQDWTLITVNAIGAALQTLYILVYLYFSPEKAKVIRTRSTRCLSFPLTVATFLASASWTLYGLQLNDLYIMVPNVPGIVTSILRLWLFWQFPPDQDKLYKPLQA; the protein is encoded by the exons ATGGGCAGCTCCTGGCATGGCTGGGCCTCTACAGTTTGGCCAACTCCGAGCTGTCCTCAGTCACGAGGATTTTTAAAAGAGCGACGTCCTCGGGACcgtcagggctggggggaggcgggTTCCGTTTGCCAGCATTTCTCTGCCGTCGTGAGGGCTGGGAATTTGCGCCTTGCCGGCGCTGGGAAGTTACCCCGGTTTATCCATCCCACTGCAGCTGGTTCACGCAGCCTGAGTGCGGACGCAGCGGGTGGAGGCGCTGCCAGCGCGGGACGTGTCCCGTCAGGGGCGGG GACTGACCTGCGCCAGATGTTTCGCACAAGGAGTGTGGAGAATATCCAGTTCCTGCCCTTCCTTACCACCGATGTAAA TAACCTGAGCTGGCTGAGCTACGGGTGCTTGAAGCAGGACTGGACACTGATCACCGTGAACGCCATCGGGGCGGCGCTGCAGACCCTGTATATCCTGGTGTACCTCTATTTCAGCCCCGAGAAG GCCAAGGTCATCCGGACCAGGTCAACCCGGTGCCTGTCCTTCCCACTGACTGTGGCCACCTTCCTGGCCTCGGCCAGCTGGACGCTCTATGGCCTCCAGCTCAATGACCTCTACATCATG GTCCCTAACGTCCCCGGGATAGTCACCAGCATCCTGCGGCTCTGGTTATTCTGGCAGTTCCCTCCGGACCAGGACAAGCTCTACAAGCCCCTGCAGGCCTGA
- the SLC50A1 gene encoding sugar transporter SWEET1 isoform X1: MGSSWHGWASTVWPTPSCPQSRGFLKERRPRDRQGWGEAGSVCQHFSAVVRAGNLRLAGAGKLPRFIHPTAAGSRSLSADAAGGGAASAGRVPSGAGNLSWLSYGCLKQDWTLITVNAIGAALQTLYILVYLYFSPEKRRVLLQSVALLGVLTLGFCYFNLLTPDVDVRLAHLGLFCSVFTISMYLSPLAVLAKVIRTRSTRCLSFPLTVATFLASASWTLYGLQLNDLYIMVPNVPGIVTSILRLWLFWQFPPDQDKLYKPLQA, encoded by the exons ATGGGCAGCTCCTGGCATGGCTGGGCCTCTACAGTTTGGCCAACTCCGAGCTGTCCTCAGTCACGAGGATTTTTAAAAGAGCGACGTCCTCGGGACcgtcagggctggggggaggcgggTTCCGTTTGCCAGCATTTCTCTGCCGTCGTGAGGGCTGGGAATTTGCGCCTTGCCGGCGCTGGGAAGTTACCCCGGTTTATCCATCCCACTGCAGCTGGTTCACGCAGCCTGAGTGCGGACGCAGCGGGTGGAGGCGCTGCCAGCGCGGGACGTGTCCCGTCAGGGGCGGG TAACCTGAGCTGGCTGAGCTACGGGTGCTTGAAGCAGGACTGGACACTGATCACCGTGAACGCCATCGGGGCGGCGCTGCAGACCCTGTATATCCTGGTGTACCTCTATTTCAGCCCCGAGAAG CGCCGGGTTCTGCTGCAGAGCGTGGCCCTGCTGGGGGTGCTGACCCTCGGCTTCTGCTACTTCAACCTCCTGACCCCAGACGTGGACGTGCGCCTGGCACACCTGGGGCTCTTCTGCAGTGTCTTCACCATCAGCATGTACCTCTCGCCCCTGGCTGTCTTG GCCAAGGTCATCCGGACCAGGTCAACCCGGTGCCTGTCCTTCCCACTGACTGTGGCCACCTTCCTGGCCTCGGCCAGCTGGACGCTCTATGGCCTCCAGCTCAATGACCTCTACATCATG GTCCCTAACGTCCCCGGGATAGTCACCAGCATCCTGCGGCTCTGGTTATTCTGGCAGTTCCCTCCGGACCAGGACAAGCTCTACAAGCCCCTGCAGGCCTGA
- the SLC50A1 gene encoding sugar transporter SWEET1 isoform X5 codes for MEPPPLPLLSGACVACTLGMFATGLTDLRQMFRTRSVENIQFLPFLTTDVNNLSWLSYGCLKQDWTLITVNAIGAALQTLYILVYLYFSPEKAKVIRTRSTRCLSFPLTVATFLASASWTLYGLQLNDLYIMVPNVPGIVTSILRLWLFWQFPPDQDKLYKPLQA; via the exons ATGGAGCCGCCGCCGCTGCCGCTGCTCTCGGGGGCCTGCGTCGCCTGCACCCTCGGCATGTTCGCCACGGGCCT GACTGACCTGCGCCAGATGTTTCGCACAAGGAGTGTGGAGAATATCCAGTTCCTGCCCTTCCTTACCACCGATGTAAA TAACCTGAGCTGGCTGAGCTACGGGTGCTTGAAGCAGGACTGGACACTGATCACCGTGAACGCCATCGGGGCGGCGCTGCAGACCCTGTATATCCTGGTGTACCTCTATTTCAGCCCCGAGAAG GCCAAGGTCATCCGGACCAGGTCAACCCGGTGCCTGTCCTTCCCACTGACTGTGGCCACCTTCCTGGCCTCGGCCAGCTGGACGCTCTATGGCCTCCAGCTCAATGACCTCTACATCATG GTCCCTAACGTCCCCGGGATAGTCACCAGCATCCTGCGGCTCTGGTTATTCTGGCAGTTCCCTCCGGACCAGGACAAGCTCTACAAGCCCCTGCAGGCCTGA
- the SLC50A1 gene encoding sugar transporter SWEET1 isoform X3 — MEPPPLPLLSGACVACTLGMFATGLTDLRQMFRTRSVENIQFLPFLTTDVNNLSWLSYGCLKQDWTLITVNAIGAALQTLYILVYLYFSPEKRRVLLQSVALLGVLTLGFCYFNLLTPDVDVRLAHLGLFCSVFTISMYLSPLAVLAKVIRTRSTRCLSFPLTVATFLASASWTLYGLQLNDLYIMVPNVPGIVTSILRLWLFWQFPPDQDKLYKPLQA; from the exons ATGGAGCCGCCGCCGCTGCCGCTGCTCTCGGGGGCCTGCGTCGCCTGCACCCTCGGCATGTTCGCCACGGGCCT GACTGACCTGCGCCAGATGTTTCGCACAAGGAGTGTGGAGAATATCCAGTTCCTGCCCTTCCTTACCACCGATGTAAA TAACCTGAGCTGGCTGAGCTACGGGTGCTTGAAGCAGGACTGGACACTGATCACCGTGAACGCCATCGGGGCGGCGCTGCAGACCCTGTATATCCTGGTGTACCTCTATTTCAGCCCCGAGAAG CGCCGGGTTCTGCTGCAGAGCGTGGCCCTGCTGGGGGTGCTGACCCTCGGCTTCTGCTACTTCAACCTCCTGACCCCAGACGTGGACGTGCGCCTGGCACACCTGGGGCTCTTCTGCAGTGTCTTCACCATCAGCATGTACCTCTCGCCCCTGGCTGTCTTG GCCAAGGTCATCCGGACCAGGTCAACCCGGTGCCTGTCCTTCCCACTGACTGTGGCCACCTTCCTGGCCTCGGCCAGCTGGACGCTCTATGGCCTCCAGCTCAATGACCTCTACATCATG GTCCCTAACGTCCCCGGGATAGTCACCAGCATCCTGCGGCTCTGGTTATTCTGGCAGTTCCCTCCGGACCAGGACAAGCTCTACAAGCCCCTGCAGGCCTGA
- the SLC50A1 gene encoding sugar transporter SWEET1 isoform X4: MEPPPLPLLSGACVACTLGMFATGLNLSWLSYGCLKQDWTLITVNAIGAALQTLYILVYLYFSPEKRRVLLQSVALLGVLTLGFCYFNLLTPDVDVRLAHLGLFCSVFTISMYLSPLAVLAKVIRTRSTRCLSFPLTVATFLASASWTLYGLQLNDLYIMVPNVPGIVTSILRLWLFWQFPPDQDKLYKPLQA, translated from the exons ATGGAGCCGCCGCCGCTGCCGCTGCTCTCGGGGGCCTGCGTCGCCTGCACCCTCGGCATGTTCGCCACGGGCCT TAACCTGAGCTGGCTGAGCTACGGGTGCTTGAAGCAGGACTGGACACTGATCACCGTGAACGCCATCGGGGCGGCGCTGCAGACCCTGTATATCCTGGTGTACCTCTATTTCAGCCCCGAGAAG CGCCGGGTTCTGCTGCAGAGCGTGGCCCTGCTGGGGGTGCTGACCCTCGGCTTCTGCTACTTCAACCTCCTGACCCCAGACGTGGACGTGCGCCTGGCACACCTGGGGCTCTTCTGCAGTGTCTTCACCATCAGCATGTACCTCTCGCCCCTGGCTGTCTTG GCCAAGGTCATCCGGACCAGGTCAACCCGGTGCCTGTCCTTCCCACTGACTGTGGCCACCTTCCTGGCCTCGGCCAGCTGGACGCTCTATGGCCTCCAGCTCAATGACCTCTACATCATG GTCCCTAACGTCCCCGGGATAGTCACCAGCATCCTGCGGCTCTGGTTATTCTGGCAGTTCCCTCCGGACCAGGACAAGCTCTACAAGCCCCTGCAGGCCTGA
- the SLC50A1 gene encoding sugar transporter SWEET1 isoform X6 gives MFRTRSVENIQFLPFLTTDVNNLSWLSYGCLKQDWTLITVNAIGAALQTLYILVYLYFSPEKRRVLLQSVALLGVLTLGFCYFNLLTPDVDVRLAHLGLFCSVFTISMYLSPLAVLAKVIRTRSTRCLSFPLTVATFLASASWTLYGLQLNDLYIMVPNVPGIVTSILRLWLFWQFPPDQDKLYKPLQA, from the exons ATGTTTCGCACAAGGAGTGTGGAGAATATCCAGTTCCTGCCCTTCCTTACCACCGATGTAAA TAACCTGAGCTGGCTGAGCTACGGGTGCTTGAAGCAGGACTGGACACTGATCACCGTGAACGCCATCGGGGCGGCGCTGCAGACCCTGTATATCCTGGTGTACCTCTATTTCAGCCCCGAGAAG CGCCGGGTTCTGCTGCAGAGCGTGGCCCTGCTGGGGGTGCTGACCCTCGGCTTCTGCTACTTCAACCTCCTGACCCCAGACGTGGACGTGCGCCTGGCACACCTGGGGCTCTTCTGCAGTGTCTTCACCATCAGCATGTACCTCTCGCCCCTGGCTGTCTTG GCCAAGGTCATCCGGACCAGGTCAACCCGGTGCCTGTCCTTCCCACTGACTGTGGCCACCTTCCTGGCCTCGGCCAGCTGGACGCTCTATGGCCTCCAGCTCAATGACCTCTACATCATG GTCCCTAACGTCCCCGGGATAGTCACCAGCATCCTGCGGCTCTGGTTATTCTGGCAGTTCCCTCCGGACCAGGACAAGCTCTACAAGCCCCTGCAGGCCTGA